The following coding sequences are from one Culex quinquefasciatus strain JHB chromosome 1, VPISU_Cqui_1.0_pri_paternal, whole genome shotgun sequence window:
- the LOC6045719 gene encoding nuclear pore complex protein Nup50, producing MAKRGAQSDLNHDNWNEEEETEEAGRFAQASEDELKKRVIKTARRRGVAGSDSAGGGSSSVFGAFKGFAGVTSTPAVKPTEGASPFSFLSGIAKPTNGTAATTSALGASIFATTDPSKKVFSGFGSPPKEAGGAGKDAGDEEYAANVKALNVAVAAWISEKVKENPVCKLTPIFKDYEKYLDEIEAKKSSGKVDTKEASAAKPAATASSGFTFGSVAPATTTTPAAAPTPAAAKPFSFGFGATSSAPGTGFSFANVAKPAEDAKPDEKATADDDEDEPPKVEFTPVEEKDSIFSKRCKLFVKADGNYSDRGIGTLHIKKVDGKVQVLVRADTSLGQIMLNIILNEAVPVQRMGKNNVMMVCVPTPETKPPPTSVLLRVKTGEEADELYETLIKHKPK from the coding sequence ATGGCCAAACGCGGTGCGCAGTCCGACCTAAACCACGACAACTGGAACGAGGAGGAGGAAACGGAGGAGGCGGGCCGCTTTGCCCAGGCGTCGGAGGACGAACTGAAAAAACGCGTCATAAAAACGGCCCGTCGGCGCGGCGTCGCTGGCTCAGATTCCGCGGGCGGcggttcgtcgtcggtgtttgGTGCGTTCAAGGGGTTCGCCGGGGTGACCTCGACACCGGCGGTGAAGCCGACGGAAGGGGCCAGTCCATTTTCGTTTCTCAGTGGAATCGCGAAACCTACGAATGGGACGGCGGCCACGACGTCCGCGCTGGGGGCCAGCATCTTTGCCACGACCGATCCGAGCAAGAAGGTGTTTTCCGGGTTTGGGAGCCCGCCGAAGGAGGCCGGCGGAGCCGGCAAGGACGCTGGGGACGAGGAGTATGCGGCCAACGTGAAGGCGCTTAATGTGGCGGTGGCTGCGTGGATCTCGGAGAAGGTCAAGGAGAATCCGGTGTGCAAGTTGACGCCGATCTTTAAGGATTACGAAAAGTATCTGGATGAGATCGAGGCCAAGAAGAGTAGTGGCAAGGTGGACACGAAGGAGGCTTCCGCTGCAAAGCCGGCCGCCACGGCCTCAAGTGGATTTACGTTTGGAAGTGTCGCGCCGGCGACGACGACAACCCCGGCCGCGGCACCGACTCCCGCGGCAGCCAAACCCTTTAGCTTCGGATTTGGCGCGACAAGTTCCGCGCCCGGAACGGGCTTCAGCTTCGCCAACGTGGCCAAACCCGCCGAGGACGCCAAGCCGGACGAAAAGGCCACCGCCGATGACGACGAGGACGAACCGCCCAAGGTGGAGTTCACGCCGGTCGAGGAAAAGGACAGCATCTTCTCCAAGCGGTGCAAACTGTTCGTCAAAGCCGACGGCAACTACTCGGACCGTGGCATCGGAACGCTGCACATCAAGAAGGTGGACGGCAAGGTGCAAGTGCTGGTGCGGGCCGACACCAGCCTGGGCCAGATTATGCTCAACATCATCCTGAACGAGGCGGTGCCGGTGCAGCGGATGGGCAAGAACAACGTCATGATGGTGTGCGTTCCGACGCCGGAAACGAAGCCACCGCCGACGTCGGTACTGCTGCGGGTCAAAACGGGTGAGGAAGCCGACGAgctgtacgaaacgctgatcaAGCACAAGCCCAAATAA
- the LOC6045720 gene encoding 60S ribosomal protein L35 has product MVKVKCSELRTKDKKELTKQLEELKTELLNLRVAKVTGGAPSKLSKIRVVRKAIARVYIVMNTKTKENLRKLYKGKKYVPLDLRPKKTRAMRKALSPRDAARLTLKEQRKRAKFPTRKYAVKA; this is encoded by the exons ATG GTGAAGGTCAAGTGCTCGGAACTGCGGACCAAGGACAAGAAGGAGCTGACCAAGCAGCTCGAGGAGCTCAAGACTGAGCTGCTCAACCTGCGCGTGGCCAAGGTCACCGGTGGAGCTCCCTCCAAGCTGTCCAAGAT CCGCGTCGTCCGCAAGGCCATCGCCCGGGTGTACATCGTGATGAACACCAAGACGAAGGAGAACCTGCGCAAGCTGTACAAGGGCAAGAAGTACGTGCCGCTGGATCTGCGCCCCAAGAAGACGCGCGCCATGCGCAAGGCCCTGTCCCCGCGGGACGCCGCCCGGCTCACCCTGAAGGAGCAGCGCAAGCGGGCCAAGTTCCCCACGCGGAAGTACGCCGTCAAGGCCTAA
- the LOC6045721 gene encoding RNA-binding protein NOB1: protein MSKFAHLVVDTSAFIKNVQLQDFADTCYTVQGVLDEIKNDRQMKRLVVLPYALNVREPDPEVLAKVTGVAKKTGDFATLSLVDLRVIALTYQLESEHVGTGHLREEPVAAVTIASGQRPPEIAGSGKVQGFYDGGNRSRTVTETGSEQVEVEVVDGEEDLERKFAELSSKEAEELQETILKQVQEDGESAGEEEESEDGEDVEEGEDDGEDDDDDGWITPSNIKEVKRDFGTDLLEDNPSPVACMTTDFAMQNVLKQIGLHIAALDGRVIKHARTYILRCYACFKTTSDSSKVFCPKCGNKTLKKVAVSLDENGRQVIHINTRRPLTARHKNRPVSKFDGGKHSTNPLLFEDQPLPQQRISAKARAKTNALGDDYTAGYSPFVMRDVDSRSAVLRGKSNLKQWMKNYEYDNHRKGYKK from the exons ATGTCCAAGTTTGCCCACCTCGTCGTGGACACGTCCGCGTTCATAAAAAATGTCCAGCTTCAG GACTTTGCCGACACTTGCTACACGGTCCAGGGCGTGCTGGACGAAATCAAAAATGACCGCCAGATGAAACGCCTCGTCGTGCTGCCGTACGCGTTGAACGTGCGCGAACCGGACCCGGAAGTGCTGGCCAAAGTGACGGGGGTGGCGAAAAAGACGGGCGATTTCGCGACGCTTTCGCTGGTCGATTTGCGGGTGATTGCGCTGACGTACCAGCTCGAGAGCGAACACGTCGGAACGGGCCACCTGCGGGAGGAGCCGGTGGCGGCGGTGACGATTGCATCGGGGCAGCGCCCGCCCGAGATTGCCGGGTCGGGGAAGGTGCAGGGGTTTTACGATGGCGGGAATCGGTCGCGGACGGTGACCGAGACGGGATCGGAGCAGGTCGAGGTTGAGGTTGTGGACGGCGAGGAAGATTTGGAGCGGAAGTTTGCCGAGTTGAGTTCGAAGGAGGCGGAGGAGTTGCAGGAGACGATATTGAAGCAGGTTCAGGAGGATGGCGAATCAGCTGGAGAGGAAGAAGAGTCTGAGGACGGTGAAGATGTTGAGGAGGGAGAGGATGACGGAgaagatgacgacgacgatggttgGATCACTCCGTCCAACATCAAGGAGGTGAAGCGCGACTTTGGCACCGATCTGCTGGAGGACAATCCGTCGCCCGTTGCTTGCATGACCACAGATTTCGCCATGCAAAACGTACTCAAACAGATCGGCCTGCACATTGCCGCGCTGGATGGGCGGGTCATCAAGCACGCCCGAACCTACATTCTCCGGTGTTACGCCTGCTTCAAAACGACCTCCGACTCCTCCAAGGTCTTCTGTCCCAAGTGTGGCAACAAGACGCTCAAGAAGGTGGCCGTTTCGTTGGACGAGAATGGCCGGCAGGTGATTCACATCAACACCCGGCGGCCGCTGACGGCGCGGCACAAGAATCGTCCCGTGTCCAAGTTCGACGGCGGCAAACACTCCACGAATCCGCTGCTCTTCGAGGATCAGCCGCTGCCTCAGCAGAGAATATCGGCCAAGGCGCGTGCCAAGACGAACGCCCTCGGGGATGATTACACGGCCGGGTATTCGCCGTTCGTAATGCGCGACGTCGATTCGCGGTCGGCCGTGCTCCGGGGCAAGTCCAACTTGAAGCAGTGGATGAAAAACTACGAGTATGATAACCACAGAAAGGGTTATAAGAAGTAG
- the LOC6045723 gene encoding uncharacterized protein LOC6045723 isoform X2: protein MFAERSLLSCLYNTLIFMQLLYVTRSFGVIYDEYVVDQGKNLTLQCKSPYPVMWVHAGRRDGDFQQFQNDGSLQLINLTAKDGGLYTCSEMVPTFTTVQLSSESLPEDDSDNSTADSGFVIFSTVARNESSNSSSEDLPAASTPQFDSTPDRYVELRRVHVKVRTSPLAVSNFFVRASTIIAVLVWEVLPNRTGGYAIRDFTAEMRRLRMTEEDPEERWETIDPRHISPNARQLEIYHLIPNTTYEFRIWANNALGSGEIVTITATTTPDMEEKDLIRRIMVDAQNFDTRVWIAAVAVVMGTLVILSLGTCIVLYKECREPIEKEEELDSLELVPNIILNPGFCDSDDQGQNPLMPPLPRTLAFLPVGPPRPRNQPLAARRASSYHHPSSTSYSGNRYYSNGPNGGGADDDDDDDDSDVEPMTFSRRMSIFFTGNTIKRI, encoded by the exons TCCTCTACGTGACGCGTTCGTTTGGTGTGATTTACGACGAGTACGTCGTGGACCAGGGCAAAAATCTGACGCTACAATGTAAGTCACCCTATCCGGTGATGTGGGTGCACGCGGGCCGCCGGGACGGCGATTTCCAGCAGTTTCAG AACGACGGCTCCCTGCAGCTGATCAACCTGACGGCCAAAGATGGCGGTCTGTACACGTGTTCCGAGATGGTTCCGACGTTCACGACGGTCCAACTGTCCAGCGAATCGCTTCCGGAGGACGACTCCGACAACAGTACCGCAGACAGCGGTTTCGTGATCTTCAGCACGGTGGCGCGCAACGAATCGTCCAACAGTTCCAGTGAAGACCTTCCGGCGGCGTCCACGCCCCAGTTTGACAGCACTCCGGACCGGTACGTGGAGCTGCGGCGGGTTCACGTCAAGGTCCGGACTTCGCCGTTGGCGGTGTCAAATTTTTTCGTGCGGGCGTCCACCATCATTGCGGTGCTGGTGTGGGAAGTGCTGCCGAACCGGACCGGCGGATACGCGATCCGGGATTTTACGGCGGAAATGCGAAGGCTCCGGATGACGGAAGAGGATCCGGAGGAACGCTGGGAGACGATCGACCCGAGGCACATTAGTCCGAATGCG cGCCAACTGGAGATCTACCACCTGATCCCGAACACCACGTACGAGTTCCGGATCTGGGCGAACAACGCGCTCGGTTCCGGCGAAATCGTCACCATCACGGCCACCACCACGCCGGACATGGAGGAGAAAG ACCTGATTCGGCGGATCATGGTGGACGCGCAGAACTTTGACACCCGCGTCTGGATCGCGGCCGTCGCCGTCGTCATGGG AACGTTGGTCATCCTGTCGCTGGGGACGTGCATCGTGCTGTATAAGGAGTGCCGCGAGCCAATCG AAAAAGAAGAGGAGCTGGACAGTTTGGAGCTGGTGCCAAACATCATCCTCAATCCGGGCTTTTGCGACTCGGACGACCAGGGCCAGAACCCGCTGATGCCGCCCCTGCCGCGGACACTGGCCTTCCTTCCGGTGGGACCGCCCCGGCCCCGGAATCAACCGCTGGCGGCACGGCGGGCCAGCTCGTACCACCATCCGTCGTCGACGTCCTACAGTGGCAACCGGTACTACAGTAACGGCCCCAACGGCGGCGGCGccgatgatgacgacgacgacgacgattccgACGTGGAACCGATGACATTCAGCCGCCGGATGTCGATCTTTTTCACCGGTAACACGATCAAGCGAATTTGA
- the LOC6045723 gene encoding uncharacterized protein LOC6045723 isoform X1 has translation MFAERSLLSCLYNTLIFMQPVLYVTRSFGVIYDEYVVDQGKNLTLQCKSPYPVMWVHAGRRDGDFQQFQNDGSLQLINLTAKDGGLYTCSEMVPTFTTVQLSSESLPEDDSDNSTADSGFVIFSTVARNESSNSSSEDLPAASTPQFDSTPDRYVELRRVHVKVRTSPLAVSNFFVRASTIIAVLVWEVLPNRTGGYAIRDFTAEMRRLRMTEEDPEERWETIDPRHISPNARQLEIYHLIPNTTYEFRIWANNALGSGEIVTITATTTPDMEEKDLIRRIMVDAQNFDTRVWIAAVAVVMGTLVILSLGTCIVLYKECREPIEKEEELDSLELVPNIILNPGFCDSDDQGQNPLMPPLPRTLAFLPVGPPRPRNQPLAARRASSYHHPSSTSYSGNRYYSNGPNGGGADDDDDDDDSDVEPMTFSRRMSIFFTGNTIKRI, from the exons CAGTCCTCTACGTGACGCGTTCGTTTGGTGTGATTTACGACGAGTACGTCGTGGACCAGGGCAAAAATCTGACGCTACAATGTAAGTCACCCTATCCGGTGATGTGGGTGCACGCGGGCCGCCGGGACGGCGATTTCCAGCAGTTTCAG AACGACGGCTCCCTGCAGCTGATCAACCTGACGGCCAAAGATGGCGGTCTGTACACGTGTTCCGAGATGGTTCCGACGTTCACGACGGTCCAACTGTCCAGCGAATCGCTTCCGGAGGACGACTCCGACAACAGTACCGCAGACAGCGGTTTCGTGATCTTCAGCACGGTGGCGCGCAACGAATCGTCCAACAGTTCCAGTGAAGACCTTCCGGCGGCGTCCACGCCCCAGTTTGACAGCACTCCGGACCGGTACGTGGAGCTGCGGCGGGTTCACGTCAAGGTCCGGACTTCGCCGTTGGCGGTGTCAAATTTTTTCGTGCGGGCGTCCACCATCATTGCGGTGCTGGTGTGGGAAGTGCTGCCGAACCGGACCGGCGGATACGCGATCCGGGATTTTACGGCGGAAATGCGAAGGCTCCGGATGACGGAAGAGGATCCGGAGGAACGCTGGGAGACGATCGACCCGAGGCACATTAGTCCGAATGCG cGCCAACTGGAGATCTACCACCTGATCCCGAACACCACGTACGAGTTCCGGATCTGGGCGAACAACGCGCTCGGTTCCGGCGAAATCGTCACCATCACGGCCACCACCACGCCGGACATGGAGGAGAAAG ACCTGATTCGGCGGATCATGGTGGACGCGCAGAACTTTGACACCCGCGTCTGGATCGCGGCCGTCGCCGTCGTCATGGG AACGTTGGTCATCCTGTCGCTGGGGACGTGCATCGTGCTGTATAAGGAGTGCCGCGAGCCAATCG AAAAAGAAGAGGAGCTGGACAGTTTGGAGCTGGTGCCAAACATCATCCTCAATCCGGGCTTTTGCGACTCGGACGACCAGGGCCAGAACCCGCTGATGCCGCCCCTGCCGCGGACACTGGCCTTCCTTCCGGTGGGACCGCCCCGGCCCCGGAATCAACCGCTGGCGGCACGGCGGGCCAGCTCGTACCACCATCCGTCGTCGACGTCCTACAGTGGCAACCGGTACTACAGTAACGGCCCCAACGGCGGCGGCGccgatgatgacgacgacgacgacgattccgACGTGGAACCGATGACATTCAGCCGCCGGATGTCGATCTTTTTCACCGGTAACACGATCAAGCGAATTTGA